A genomic segment from Parachlamydiales bacterium encodes:
- a CDS encoding sulfotransferase domain-containing protein codes for MKLNYNTLLKKLKPSLLCLLIFTFLPLTLQAARPFFCLSIPKCGTHLIQKMLVLLTRKVPIEPAWFIKSVGAYTFYEDAPAADAEKDYLKFEAIMAGMAANNEFATAHLNFSRFFIKFYETHPEYQPIIIVRDLRDACVSLVIYQWSEIETEIGPSTFDQKLSWVIEGNYGITHFPILNIKKNAREAALWKKVPQTLFVKFENLVGPEGGGSSRDQQRSITKTANALGMRIDEGALAHICASIFGNKGPAVVNGTFRSGQIGAWKKHFTRKHVKTFRQHLGEYQKALGYFE; via the coding sequence GTCTATTGTGCCTACTCATCTTTACATTTCTTCCGCTCACCCTGCAAGCCGCACGTCCTTTTTTCTGCCTTAGCATCCCCAAATGCGGAACGCACCTTATCCAAAAGATGCTGGTCCTGCTCACAAGAAAGGTCCCTATCGAACCTGCCTGGTTCATTAAATCGGTAGGTGCCTATACTTTTTACGAAGATGCACCCGCAGCAGATGCTGAAAAGGATTACCTCAAATTCGAAGCCATCATGGCAGGAATGGCAGCCAATAATGAGTTTGCTACCGCGCACCTTAATTTTTCCCGCTTCTTCATCAAGTTTTACGAAACCCATCCCGAATACCAACCCATCATTATCGTCAGAGATCTTCGCGACGCCTGCGTCTCTCTCGTCATTTACCAATGGAGCGAAATCGAAACAGAAATAGGGCCCTCCACGTTTGATCAGAAACTCAGCTGGGTCATCGAAGGAAACTACGGCATCACCCATTTTCCTATCCTTAACATAAAAAAAAATGCTAGGGAGGCTGCTCTTTGGAAGAAAGTTCCGCAAACCTTATTTGTTAAATTCGAAAACCTTGTCGGTCCGGAAGGTGGGGGCAGCAGTAGAGATCAACAAAGGTCCATCACAAAAACCGCAAACGCCTTAGGGATGCGGATCGACGAAGGAGCTCTTGCTCATATCTGCGCCAGCATCTTTGGTAATAAAGGGCCCGCTGTTGTCAATGGCACCTTCCGCTCGGGGCAAATCGGTGCATGGAAGAAACATTTTACACGCAAACATGTCAAAACATTTAGACAACATTTGGGTGAATACCAAAAGGCCTTAGGCTATTTTGAGTAA